One Panulirus ornatus isolate Po-2019 chromosome 1, ASM3632096v1, whole genome shotgun sequence genomic region harbors:
- the LOC139764786 gene encoding uncharacterized protein isoform X1 — translation MLMAAVVPRDTVVTYKPPRGTRVNLSTTAHHVAVADTGDVHLLKGDVVSEDDQSPTNSLRGRPKSPLVYNTPLPSPAGTTNHQIAAELNHSTGSLSSLCHASSNGSMVHLARAAITRANTLRSASDPLKTSISTSTALDRTEGQCEPHKSLSRTNSLCSDTYDSRPNSFFSTATEEVSLAIPLDFEEEEERGEVEPRPPHPQPRVSVRHSNTQTYPPVMVAQQQPPLRIQHGCPRPLGLSPSYLQQRRQGLLSDHARRANYRGTKNVSFDCETRTETFETELTESETDEREFVRLMGHYDRRPHVRLPLTPEDEYFPPGKEDQDFLPKFLCFALALVITGGILYGLNLIVSRMNMNLFSA, via the coding sequence ATGCTGATGGCCGCGGTGGTGCCCCGGGACACGGTGGTCACCTACAAGCCACCAcgggggacgagagtcaacctcaGTACTACCGCACATCACGTGGCTGTGGCTGATACGGGCGACGTGCACCTACTGAAGGGCGACGTGGTCTCCGAGGACGACCAGTCGCCCACCAACTCTCTTCGCGGCCGACCCAAGTCTCCCCTCGTGTACAATACGCCGCTTCCCTCCCCCGCcggcaccaccaaccaccaaatCGCTGCTGAGCTCAACCATTCGACGGGCTCGCTCTCCAGCCTATGCCATGCCAGTAGTAATGGGAGTATGGTCCATTTGGCCCGTGCTGCCATCACTAGGGCCAACACCTTGAGGTCTGCCAGTGACCCCCTCAAGACCAGCATCAGCACAAGCACTGCCCTCGACAGGACCGAGGGTCAGTGTGAGCCACACAAGTCCCTCAGTAGGACTAACAGCCTCTGTAGCGATACGTACGACTCTAGACCCAACAGCTTCTTCAGCACCGCCACTGAAGAGGTCAGTCTGGCGATCCCACTtgacttcgaggaggaggaggagagaggggaagtggAGCCAAGgcccccccaccctcaacccagggTGTCAGTGCGCCATTCCAACACCCAGACGTACCCGCCGGTGATGGTAGCGCAGCAGCAACCTCCTCTCCGAATCCAGCACGGGTGCCCTCGCCCACTTGGCCTGTCGCCCTCTTATCTACAGCAACGACGCCAAGGCCTCTTGTCGGATCACGCCCGCCGCGCCAACTACCGCGGCACCAAAAATGTCTCCTTTGACTGTGAGACGCGAACAGAAACATTCGAAACAGAGTTGACCGAGTCTGAGACGGACGAGCGAGAGTTCGTGCGACTTATGGGTCATTATGACCGCCGACCACATGTGCGGCTGCCCCTCACACCCGAGGATGAGTACTTTCCACCCGGCAAGGAGGATCAAGACTTCCTGCCGAAATTCCTTTGCTTCGCTTTGGCGTTGGTCATCACAGGAGGCATCCTCTATGGTCTGAACCTTATTGTCTCTCGCATGAATATGAACCTTTTCTCCGCCTGA